DNA sequence from the Schistocerca serialis cubense isolate TAMUIC-IGC-003099 chromosome 9, iqSchSeri2.2, whole genome shotgun sequence genome:
GGCTGCTTCTTTTCTCTGCATTTGCATTTTGTCGGTATTGGCAGCCGTCGAAGCATTTCACGTAAAATTGCATGTGGAGGATACTTTGCAGCACTCTGCATGACAGATTCCATCAATGCACTTAAAGCAGCATCTGGAGCATGTGTCGGAATTTTACGTACCAGTTCAAGAATCATTCCCTCTGGAACACTGTCAGAGAGCCAAAGTGTCTTTAGGAGGGAATAAATAATCGATTCTGGAATAGTGTCAATGAGTGGCAGAGACTCCAACAGTGTCCTCAGGACTTCTTCCACTGGAGTCTCTGGTAATGGAAGGGAATTGATGAGATCACACAGAACTGCAACTGCTGGATGACTTTCTGGTGGTAATTCTTCAACTTTTtccacagctagtgcagcagtaaTTATTTTTGGATACATCTCTGTCACAGCTTCAACTGCTCTCCTGCATACAGGGTCTTCATCATGTTCACAGTTATATTTTAAAAACGTCTGTCGACATTTGAAGATTATCACTTCATTAACTGTGATTTCAAGCTGGTCCCAGATATCATAAGGATCAAGCCTCACATTGTATCCTAATTCTTCCAGTTTTGCTATATAAGAAAAATGAACAGTTATTAATAGGTGTTCTAGGATtataaaaaatttgaaatgttCTACCTAGAAATTTATTATAAATTTGCTCAAGACATTGATTCTCTGTGAGATTCCTTATCTAATCAACTATAACATATCTGACACATCTTCGTTGTTGGTATTTGTTGATACAGAAAATATGGGACCATTAAAGTATGGGGATCACAAATACACTCCAATTCAAAACAACATTGATAATGACATCACAATCAAGAAGCACCTTctatgtatacatctacatctatatgctgCTAacaaccatgaggtgcatggcagagggtacatcacattgtaccagttattagggtttcttctcgttccattcataTTATTGACCATGGGAGGAATAATTGTCTGAATGCctttgtgtgtgcagtaattattctaatcttaatcCTCagaatccctatgtgagcaatacatagggcattgtagtacattcctagaaagctggttcttgaaaccttTTTAACATAcattccagataatttatgtatatctTCAAGGGTCTTCCAGTTCAGTCATGCAGTATATCTGTGATACTATCCTATAGATTAAACAGACCTGTGACCAtgcgtgctgcccttctctgtatacattcaatatcccctgtcagtcctatttggtacgtgtctcacacacttgagcagtattttaaaaccagtcacacaagtgatttgtgactcctttgcagactgattgcacttccctcttattctaccaataaattgaagtccaCCACCAGctttacccaagactgaacctaagtgacgattccatttcatatccctagaaagtgatacacccaggaatttgtatgagttggctgattccaacagtgcctcattaATATTATAGTCTTAGGATACTATTTTCTTTGTGCACTTAGCAAATTTTACATTttggaacatttaaagcaagttgccaatatttgcaccactctgaaatcttatcaaggtctgactgaatacttatgcagcttctttcagatagtgcttcattgCAGAtagctacatcatctgcaaaaagcttgatgttactattaatattgtctgtgagatcattgatatacaacatgagtggcaagggttccaacacacttccctgaggcacatccgaagttacttctacatcagacAATGACACCCCATCCTAGGTAACATGCTGCATTCCACCTACCAAAAaggcctcaatccagtcacaaattccacTTGATACTGCATATTGCTgtatttttgacaataagcgtaggtgtggtactgagtcaaatgcttttgggaaatcaagaaatactacatctatcTGAtcaccttgatccaaagctttcagtatgttatgcgaaaaaagtgtgagttgggtttctcaTGCTCCGATGTTTTCACAGTCAGTGCTGATTGGCGTTGAGGAGTTCATTcttttcaagatacctcattatgttagagctcagaatatgttctaagattctatgacaaataagtgtcaaggatactggactgcagttttgtgggtcacttctactacccttcttgtagatagctgtgacctgtgctttttttgcAAAAACTAGATGCAATTATTTGTTCGAAGGATCTACAATGGATTGTAGTTACAAGGAGATCTAACTCAGTTCAGTCTgggatctgatagggattccaccgGACCATGGAACTtcattcaattttaatgatttcagctgtttctcagacaCTGTTGACAgtaatttcactcatcttttcagtagtaCGAGACTTAAATTGGGGAAATTCTCCTGgagtttcctttgtaaaggaacatttgaaaacactttTGATGTTGCTTATCAACAGTCCTTTTAGTCATATTCTAAACATTGTATTCGTAGTGCAATAAACAGTAAGTCATGCTCTCTCTCACCTGCTACAGCTTGCATAAGCAGTTCCCCTTGGTGTACCCAGTAATAATTAGTAAAATTAATTACAAGTACAAAAACTTTGTTTCCAAGAACATTATCTGTTCAGTTTTAATAGGCAAATGTGAAAGTTCCAGTCCACAAatagaaattaattattttctgtacaCTTTCTGCAGTATATAAACCTTAACTGTCACGAACCATAGACcttggtgaggtgaggtgaggtgaggtgaggtagcTTGCATGCCTTAACAATACAGATAATCACAatgaaggtgcaaccacaatggagagacGAAAATAACCTATGGTTCCTGAAAAGGACAAGCAGCCGTTTTCAGTATTTGTAGAGGCAACCATATGGATGATTGACTATTTTGCTCTTGTAACATTAGCCAGTATGGTCTTcctatgctggtactgtgaatgactgaaagcaatgggaaactacggcTCTTATGTTTCCAAGGGCATGCagatactgtatagttaaatgactaTGGCATCCTCCTGGGTAAGATACTGTGGAGATAAAATAACTCCCTTCGGATCTCTGGGCGAGGAGTACTGAGGAGGCCGTTGTTAtcatgaaaaacaaaactggcattctactagTTGGAGTGCGGAATGTTAAATCGCTTAATATAATTTTCTTGATTTTGACTCATGAATAGGGCAACCTTTGCTCTTTCCTCCAGAACCTCACCTACTCCAAAAATCCACTTCATTTGCTCTTCTCAACTCAATGAGCCAGCTCCTGGATTTCAATCTCCACAAATACATCTGTTTATATAAAATGCACGCACCACCATCTGTACCTACACTTTAATAGTTGTCACCAAGCCCATCTCAATAAGTGTCTTCTGTACAGCCTTGCTACCCTTGGATGCTGCACCTGCAGTGGAAAAAAAGTAGTTGTCGAAATATGCTGGTAACCTTACAAGAGTCTTTGACAGCAATATCCTATTCAGCTTATATCgatgtgtgtacttttgctagaaaaagagcaagagcttgaaagctagtgtgaatactgttttctgttacatgcTTCTAGGTGCTCCCATCAGTCTGCTACAGGTATACAGTTGCTCTTCTATCATTTTTATACAGATCACTTGATTGTGTATATATACTACATAATTTAAAAaaggaagttagatatagtgtgaattagtgaagtgaagtggcaggAAGAGCAAGACTTCAGGTCAAGTATATAAGGaaaaagatagattgttacttaccataaagctGACACATTAAGATACAAAGacgggcacaattaagacacttacagttTAGTTTTGGCCACAGCCTGTGTCAGGAAAAGGCTGGGGCTGAAAGCTAGTGTGGaagtgccttttaattgtgcctgtctgcaacttaatgtgtcatctttatggtttcTATGAACAAAATAGTGAAAACGTTATTGTACCACGACAGACGTTAAGTCAACACCCTCCACAACAGTAAAAGTTCATATaccaaatagctccgcagatgatgaagagactgaaagaaagcatgatgagaaaaaaaaaaaaagaaaagaaaaagaaaacaaaattgaaataGTTAAGGGTGATGAAACTTTAATTATGGTGGAGGACCGGAATTTAACAGTACAAAACGGAAGGAACCTGGACTAGCTGAAAGAAatgagaggaagccacctggtagaattttgcacagagggcaAATTAATCactgctaatacttggtttaaaaataatgaaagaaggcTAGTAGAGGATGTCCATTAATTATGTGAGAGATTTTCTTTAAATCCCACCCTGCCCCTCACTTGCCCCATGTGATAGTTACCCAAGTcatgtaaaagtaaataaaaagagaattttttctttgttttaaacttGATTTAAACACTTTATTAAAACcatgttttatttagaaagtaTGTTAAACAGTGTTtttaactattgaaggcactattTGAGACATGCTGACCCTGGACAGACACAAATGGACCATAAGTCTCCACAAAAATCATATGAACTGTTTTGATGGATCCCTAAAAAATTGATCTTCTACTGGTACATTATATACATGACATGTCACAGAACCTTTACTTattttgttgatgaaacacaaCATTCATTGTACCTTTCTTTTAGCCCTACGATtatgtacgatattgcagtgcctgtgttattccaaattacaatgcaatgttccttcatacaggcactgcagtgactacagcctcaggaaatacctgaaatgaatttgcaattgcggatatggacaaccatcagctgcatagtggaatgacagcaatgaaatttgtgaatggtgggctccatgtggttcccaagtcgtgcagcgactgtaaaccataaaattaccaaatatgcagcaactggttgctgcatatttggtaattttaatgaaatttgtgcCGTACTGGGACTCAAACATGGATTTCCCGCTTTTCACAAGCAGTcatcttaccatttggctatctcgGCACAACTCAGACCGAAAcgtccatatgtcatcaaccatgtgtgtacaatctgtactcatacatccattatgtatattcccgtacaggtgagacattttatttgaaattcgCTTGCCTGGTGCCAGCGGATAAAGGCGATATtggagtgcctgtgttattctgaattactatGCAATGTTCCATTCGATATGCATGCATTCATGCATAGTTGATAATGTATGAAAGTTTGGGTACTGCTgtgagtcatgctcggatagccaaatgctaAGGTGACTGCTTGCAATAAGCGGAAAagccaggtttgagtcccagtcaagcaccaattttcattgtcatcattccattatacagctgatggttgtctatattcaCAACTGTGAGTACATTTCATGTAACAT
Encoded proteins:
- the LOC126418755 gene encoding uncharacterized protein LOC126418755, translating into MRYKQTIAQLEKITVYFTHCDVQKISLQTTEGSCHVVTEIFVGSKSLHLPLLMEERMRSRLDKPVTLHFGPYWAWGTMKHGIQRLYGLITKLEELGYNVRLDPYDIWDQLEITVNEVIIFKCRQTFLKYNCEHDEDPVCRRAVEAVTEMYPKIITAALAVEKVEELPPESHPAVAVLCDLINSLPLPETPVEEVLRTLLESLPLIDTIPESIIYSLLKTLWLSDSVPEGMILELVRKIPTHAPDAALSALMESVMQSAAKYPPHAILREMLRRLPIPTKCKCREKKQPPPKMHVTPMVCTCKSLSEIEVSDIRISETGITERARSETAISEMRISGTGIIEMTVSETRASETEEDKTKVNDEPEATRHVSWGGEEDSP